TCACGGCGGCCATCTCCGCCGGAGCTGTGCTCATCAGCTCGGCCGCCGCGGCCTGGATCACCCACTACTTCACGGGACGGACCGAGAGGAGGAGGCAGGAGCACGCCGACATCCAGGAGGCGGCCAAGCGCGAGCACGAGGCCAGGCTGTCGCACGAGCAGCGCATTCGGGAACAGGTGATCGCCACCTCTACGACCATCTCGAAGATGCTCCAGGACTTCCGGGCGAAGATCGGCGAGGCCACGGAGGCGGCCGACACTCTGGCCGCCACGCTCCTGTACGACGAGTGCTCCGCCATCGTCCGCCGGCACCATGACGACGCCTTGCCCGTCATCGAGGTCATGCCGGACCTGGAGCTCCGGCGGCGAGCCAATGCCGTCTTCGAGTCCTACGGCGGGTGGGCGGAAGGCACAGCTGAGGCGTTGTCGAATCTCACGACGCGACCGGATGCCGCGGGGCTGGACGGGACGCGTGAGCAGTACTACGAGCGGGCGCGACGGGTGATCAGGGAGGCGTCCGACTGACGTGTGGCCCACACGCTCCTCACACGGGACCAGTGCGTAACAACGACAAAGGCCCGGACTCAGTGGTACTGAGTTCGGGCCTTCATGCTTGGCACTTCAGCTGGTCAGCGGCGTTACCGCGCTGTCTCTGCTGGAGTGCCCCCGGCAGGATTCGAACCTGCGCACACGGCTCCGGAGGCCGTTGCTCTATCCCCTGAGCTACGGGGGCGTGTCGCTTGTGGTGCGGCGACGGGTTGAACACTACCAGCTTCCGCGGGGTGATCAGGAACCGTTTTGTGGGGGACGGGGGAGTAGGTCGCCCGCACGGGGTGGAAGTGGCAAAAACCCGGACGCGGGGGCCCGGGCGGACCTACTCTCAAGTTGTGCCAGGCGTCTCGGGCCGGGTCCTCGTTGTCGACGACAACAAGGTCATCCGGCAGCTGATCAGGGTCAACCTCGAACTGGAGGGCTTCGAGGTCGTGACCGCGAGCGATGGTGCCGAGGCGCTGGACATGGTGCACCGGGTGTGCCCTGACGTGATCACCCTTGATGTGGTCATGCCCAGGCTGGACGGGTTCGGGGCCGCCGCGCAGCTGCGGGCCGATCCGCGGACGCGCGATCTGCCGGTCGCCATCGTCAGCGCCTGTTCGCAGCAGGAGGTCGAGGCCGGGATCGCGGCCGGGGTCGACGCCTTCCTCGCCAAGCCCTTCGAGCCCACCGAGCTCGTACGCGTCGTACGTCGGCTCGCCGAGCGCAAGGACCGGCGCGACGGGAGGAAAGGAGCTCCCGCCGGGAGGGGACGGGGCTGAACAACCACACCCCCGCTCATCTGACATGCCGATCGGGCCCGGGTCGCCGCCGTGCGGCGTTTCCCTTACGGCTCGCCTCCCTCCCTCCCGCCCGCGCCCGCCGCGCCCTGATGCGGGCGCCCGCTGTTCACATGGCGAAACTCTTCGTGGGATGACCGGGCGTCTCCCCTAGGCTGGGTCCCGTGATCCCCGCCGACCTCTCCCGTTGCGTCGTACGCGCCGTGCGCTGCGCCGTCGACGACGGGGAGCTCGCCCCGGAGGCGGCCGCGCCCGCGCGGGTCGTCGTCGAGCGGACCCGGCCCGGCGGGGTCGGGGACTACGCCACCCCCGTCGCCTTCCAGGTCGCCAAGGCCGCCCGGTGCGCGCCGCGTGACGTGGCCGGCGTACTGGCCCGCCGGCTCGGCGCCGAGCCGGGCATCGAGCGCGTCGAGGTCACCGGAGCCGGCTTCCTCAACTTCGTGCTGCCCGCCCCCTCCGCGCCCGCGGTCATCATCGAAGCGATCGTCCGCGACATCGCCATCCGGGACGTCCGCGGCGGCGCGGCCCATGTCCTGCCCGCCGACGAGAGCGGGCTCGGGCTGCGCGAGCGGGTCGTACGGCGCAGCGTCCTGCGGCTCGTGGCCGCCGAGGGCGGCACCGAGCGCGACCTGCCCGACACCCTGGCCGTGGCCCCCGTCGCCCGGCGCGACGGCGACGTCGTCGCCCGCTACGGCGCCGACGCCGCCTCCTGGGCGATGCTCGCCGTGCCCGCCCGGGAGACCCCCGCCTTCTCCGACCTGCTGCTGCACCAGGGTGAGGCGAACGAGTTCTTCCGCGTCCGGTACGCCCACGCCCGCAGCCGCGCCCTGGAACGCAACGCCGGCCGGCTCGGCTTCCACCAGGAGCCCGGCGACGTCGACGACGTCGACGAAGCCGCCGCCCTGCTGCGCCTCCTCGCCGACCACCCCCTCGTCCTTGAGGCCGCCGCGTACCACCGTGCGCCCGAGCGGCTCGTACGGAACCTCGTCGAGCTGGCCGACGCGCTGCTCGACTTCCACCACCGCGTAGTGCCCCAGGGGGACGAGAAACCCTCGGCCGCCCACCGCGCCCGGCTGGCACTCGCCGACGCCGCCGGGACGGTGCTGGCCGGCGGCCTGGCCCTGCTCGGCATGGACGCACCCGAACGCCTATGACCCGCGAAGAGAGATACCGATGAGCCGCTCCGCGCACCCCGCCGGCCCCCGCCACGCCGACGTCCTGCCCGAAGGGCACTACTCCCCGCCGCCCGCCGACCTCAACGCGCTCGACGAGAAGGTCTGGTCCCGCACCGTCCGGCGCGGGGACGACGGCGTCGTCTCCGTCGGCGGTATCGAAGTCACCCGGCTCGCCGAGGAGTTCGGGACCCCCGCCTACTTCCTCGACGAGGAGGACTTCCGCTCCCGCTGCCGCGCCTGGGCCCACGCCTTCGGCCCCGACGCCGACGTCTTCTACGCCGGCAAGGCGTTCCTCTCCAAGGCCGTCGTGAAGTGGCTGAAGGAGGAGGGGCTCAACGTCGACGTGTGCTCCGGCGGGGAGCTGTCCACCGCCCTCGCCGCCGGGATGCCGGCCGGGCGGATCGCCTTCCACGGCAACAACAAGTCCGAGAGCGAGATCCGCCGGGCCGTCGGGGCCGGGGTCGGACGGATCGTCCTGGACTCCTTCCAGGAGATCGCCCGCGTCGCGCACATCGCCCGCGAGCTGGGTGTACGCCAGCCCGTGCAGATCCGCGTGACCGTCGGCGTCGAGGCGCACACGCACGAGTTCATCGCCACCGCGCACGAGGACCAGAAGTTCGGCATCGCCGTCGCGGACGGGTCCGCCGCCGAGGCCGTGCGCCGCGCACTCGGCCACGACTCGCTGGAGCTGCTGGGCGTCCACTCGCACATCGGCTCGCAGATCTTCGACATGGCCGGCTTCGAGGTCTCCGCCAAGCGCGTCGTGCGGCTGCTCGCCGCCGTCCGCGACGAGCACGGCGTCGAACTGCCCGAGATCGACCTCGGCGGCGGCCTCGGCATCGCCTACACCTCGAACGACGACCCCCGCGAGCCCCACGAGATCGCCAAGGCGCTCACCGAGATCGTGGCCCGCGAGTGCGAGAGCGCCGGACTGCGCGCCCCCCGGATCTCCGTGGAGCCCGGCCGCGCCATCGTCGGCCCGACCGCGTTCACCCTGTACGAGGTGGGGACCATCAAGCCGCTGGAGGGGCTGCGTACGTACGTGAGCGTCGACGGCGGGATGTCCGACAACATCCGTACGGCCCTCTACGACGCCGAGTACTCCATCTCGCTCGTCTCCCGTACCTCCGACGCCGAGCCCATGCTCGTGCGCGTCGTCGGAAAGCACTGCGAGAGCGGTGACATCGTCGTGAAGGACGCGTTCCTGCCGGCCGACCTGGCGCCCGGCGACCTCCTCGCCGTGCCCGCCACCGGCGCGTACTGCCGGTCCATGGCCAGCAACTACAACCACGCGCTCCGCCCGCCCGTCGTCGCCGTGCGTGACGGACAGGCCCGGGTGATCGTTCGCCGCGAGACGGAGGAAGATCTCCTGCGACTCGACCTCGGATGATGAAATAGGCGTCTCACGAAATGGACCGAGGATGGAAAGTGCTGTCCATTGAGTGAGACTGGTTCACACCCCGCGCGCAAAACCGTGCGCGGGGTATTGACAGAAGATCGAAAGGCGTAGGTCGAATGATGCGTACGCGTCCGCTGAAGGTGGCGCTGCTGGGCTGTGGAGTGGTCGGCTCAGAGGTGGCTCGCATCATGACGACGCACGCCGACGACCTCACGCAGAGGATCGGCGCGCCCGTAGAGCTGGCCGGCGTGGCCGTGCGCCGCCCCTCCAAGGTCCGTGAGGGCGTCGACCCGGCCCTGATCACCACCGACGCCACGGCCCTGCTCAAACGGGGCGACATCGACATCGCCATCGAGGTCATCGGCGGCATCGAGCCGGCCCGCACCCTGATCACCACCGCCTTCGAGCACGGCATCTCGGTGGTCTCCGCGAACAAGGCGCTGCTCGCCCAGGACGGCGCCGCGCTGCACGCCGCCGCCGAGCAGCAGGGCCGCGACCTGTACTACGAGGCCGCCGTCGCCGGCGCGATCCCGCTGGTCAGGCCGATGCGCGAGTCCCTCGCGGGCGACAAGATCAACCGTGTGATGGGCATCGTCAACGGCACGACGAACTTCATCCTCGACAAGATGGACTCGACGGGCGCCGGCTACCAGGAGGCGCTCGACGAGGCCACCGCCCTCGGGTACGCCGAGGCCGACCCGACGGCCGACGTCGAGGGCTACGACGCGGCCGCCAAGGCCGCGATCCTGGCCGGCATCGCCTTCCACACCCGGGTCCGCCTGGACGACGTGTACCGGGAGGGCATGACCGAGGTCAGCGCCGCGGACTTCGCGTCCGCCAAGCGGATGGGCTGCACCATCAAGCTCCTCGCCATCCTGGAGCGCGCCGCGGACGGCGAGTCGGTCACCGCCCGCGTCCACCCGGCGATGATCCCGCTCAGCCACCCGCTCGCCTCCGTCCGTGAGGCGTACAACGCGGTCTTCGTCGAGGCGGAGGCCGCCGGGCGGCTCATGTTCTACGGGCCCGGCGCGGGCGGTGCCCCGACCGCGTCCGCGGTACTCGGCGACCTCGTCGCCGTCGCCCGCAACAAGCTCGCCGAGGCAACGGGGCCCGGCGAGTCGGCCTACACCCAGCTGCCGGTCAGCCCCATGGGCGAGGTCGTCACCCGCTACCACATCAGCCTCGATGTGGCGGACAAGCCGGGCGTCCTCGCCCAGGTGGCGACGACGTTCGCGGAGCACGGTGTCTCCATCGACACCGTGCGGCAGCAGGGCAAGGACGGCGAGGCCTCCCTCGTCGTCGTCACCCACCGCGCCGCCGACGCCGCCCTCTCCGGGACGGTCGAGGCACTGCGGAAGCTGGACACCGTGCGCGGTGTCGCCAGCATCATGCGTGTTGAAGGGGAGTAAGGACCCATGAGCAGCAATCGCACCCACCAGTGGCGCGGCATCATCGAGGAGTACCGGGACCGCCTGCCGGTCACGGAAACGACTCCGGTGGTCACGCTCCGCGAGGGTGGCACTCCTCTCGTTCCCGCGCAGGTGCTGTCCGAGCGCACCGGCTGCGAGGTGCACCTGAAGGTCGAGGGGGCCAACCCCACCGGGTCCTTCAAGGACCGCGGCATGACCATGGCGATCACCAAGGCCAAGGAGGAGGGGGCCAAGGCCGTCATCTGCGCCTCCACGGGCAACACTTCGGCCTCCGCGGCCGCGTACGCGGTGCGTGCCGGGATGGTCTCCGCGGTGCTCGTGCCGCGCGGCAAGATCGCGCTGGGCAAGATGGGCCAGGCCCTCGTCCACGGCGCCAAGATCCTGCAGGTGGACGGCAACTTCGACGACTGCCTCGACCTCGCCCGCGCGCTGTCCGACAACTACCCGGTGGCGCTGGTCAATTCCGTCAACCCGGTGCGTATCGAGGGCCAGAAGACGGCCGCATTCGAGATCGTGGACGCGCTCGGCGACGCCCCGGACGTGCACGTGCTGCCGGTGGGCAACGCGGGCAACATCACCGCGTACTGGAAGGGGTTCAAGGAGTACAAGGCCGACGGCCTGGCCTCCCGTACGCCCCGTGTGTGGGGTTTCCAGGCGTCCGGTTCCGCGCCCATCGTGCGCGGCGAGGTCGTCAAGGAGCCGCACACCGTCGCCACCGCGATCCGCATCGGCAACCCGGCCTCCTGGGACCACGCGCTGGCCGCGCGTGACGAGTCGGGCGGTTTCATCGACGAGGTGACGGACCGCCAGATCCTGGCCGCCTACCGGCTGTTGGCGGCCCAGGAAGGCGTCTTCGTCGAGCCCGCCTCGGCCGCGTCCGTGGCCGGCCTGCTCAAGGCCGCCGAGCTGGGCCTGGTGGACCCGGGCCAGCGGATCGTCTGCACCGTCACGGGCAACGGCCTGAAGGACCCCGACTGGGCGGTCGCCGGCGCTCCGCAGCCCGTCACCGTTCCGGTGGACGCCGAAGCCGCCGCCGTGCGCCTCGGCCTGGTCTGACGTACGACCGGGCGAATGCCGGGTCCGCAGGCCCCCGGAGTGTCCTGGCGGGCGCTTTCGGGGCCATGGCGGGCCCGGCAACCCACCTCGTACGACGGCACGAGTACGGTCGAAGCGGGTCCAACCCGGTCGAATCCGCGACACGCATCGTGCGCCTCCTGTGCGCCCTATGTCGCGAGAGAACCTTCCTTCGATAGGCTGTACTTACATCCGCCACCGCGCATATGACTGCGGTGCTGCCCCGAGGGCCTTCGGGTGTCGTACGTTCTCCAGTACATTCGCAGCGAGCCAGCGAAGAGCGAAGTCCTCGCACAGTCACAAGGAGTGTCATCGGACGATGGCCGGTCCAGCGTTCCGCGCCGCCGCCGTACGGGTGCGCGTCCCCGCCAGCAGTGCCAATCTCGGCCCCGGCTTCGACGCCCTGGGCCTGGCCCTGGGGCTCTACGACGACGTCGTCGTCCGGGTGGCCGACTCCGGCCTGAACATCGACATCGCGGGCGAGGGCGCCGACACCCTCCCGCGGGACGAGAGCCACCTGCTCGTACGCTCCATGCGCACGGCCTTCGACCTGCTGGGCGGCCAGCCGCGCGGCCTGGAGGTCGTCTGCGCCAACCGCATCCCGCACGGCCGCGGGCTGGGCTCCTCCTCGGCCGCCATCTGCGCCGGCATCGTCGCCGCCCGCGCCGTCACCATAGGCGGCGAGGCGAAGCTCGACGACGCCGCGCTCCTGGAGCTCGCCACCGAGATCGAGGGCCACCCCGACAACGTCGCGGCGTGCCTCCTCGGCGGGTTCACCCTGGCGTGGATGGAGGGCGGCAGCGCCCGGGCGATCCGGATGGAGCCCGCCGAGTCCATCGTTCCGGTGGTCTTCGTACCTTCCCGGCCGGTCCTGACCGAGACGGCGCGCGGCCTGCTGCCGCGCAACGTCCCGCACGTGGACGCGGCCGTCAACGCGGGCCGCGCGGGCCTGCTCGTGGAAGCCCTGACCAGGCGTCCCGAGCTGCTGCTGCCGGCCACCGAAGACCGGCTCCACCAGGAGTACCGGTCCCCGGCGATGCCCGAGAGCGTGGCACTCGTCAACCGGCTGCGGGCGGACGGCATCCCCGCGGTCATCTCCGGCGCGGGCCCCACGGTCCTCGCGCTGGTCGACAACGACGCGGCCGACAAGGTCGCGCAGCTCGCGGGCGAGGGGTGGGCCGCGAACCGGCTCGCACTCGACGCCGCGGGCGCGAGCGTTCTTCCGCTGGGCACCCAGGGCGGTTAGTCCCGTCGGGTGACGGGACCAGCCGGCCAGGGGCGGGCGGCCAGGGCAGGCCGCCCGCGCGGAAGAGCGCGATTGCCGGTGATTGAGAGGGGGAATATCTATTGGATCCGGTAGTGTTAGTCTCAAGTGCGCATCGGAAGCCGCCATGGCTCGGTGCTCAGTGTCCCCATCCGGGACCACATTTCTTCCGGGAGCCTCCCCGACTGCTTTGATCACTCCAGCAGTTTCGAGCACGCTCCGGAATCGGCGTGATTTTCCCACGCTTTCCAGCTCGGGGGCTTCTCGCCGGAACCCACGCACGTTTCTCTCCGCCGTATCTCTATCGGCGGACCACCGCCCCGGCACGGTCCACACCAAGGACCGTCGTCGGACAGCACAACCGGTCGCCGAGCCAGACAGGCCGACGTCCGCTCCAGGGAAGGACCCTTCGTGAGCGACACCACCGATCTGATGGGCGCTGCCGACACCTCTGTCGACGCCAGTGCCCCCGCCGCGGGCGCCGCGGCCGCCCCCGCCGGACGGCGGCGACGCACCGGCACCGGCCTTGACGGCATGGTCCTCGCCGAGCTGCAGCAGGTCGCGTCGGGCCTCGGCATCAGGGGCACCGCGCGGATGCGCAAGAGCCAGCTGATCGAGGTCATCAAGGAGGCGCAGGCCGGCAGCGGTGCCCCCAAGGCCGCCGCCACCGCCGCGGACACCGCCGAGGCCAAGCCGAAGCGCCGCGCCGCCGGCAAGGCCCGTACGGCTGCCGCCGACGCCGCACCGGCGGAGGCCCCGGCCCTCGCCGAGAAGCCCGCCGAGAAGCCGACCGCCGCGCCGGCGCAGATCGAGATCCCCGGTCAGCCCGCCAGCGACGACGCGCCGGCCGGCGAGCGCCGCCGCCGTCGCGCCACGGCCCCCTCCGGCAGCCCGGAGGGCTCGGCCCCCGTCTCCGTACAGGTCGAGCAGAAGACCGACACGGCCACCGCCACCGCGCCCGCCGAGACCAAGGCCGAGGCCGCCACGGCGGTCTCCGCCGGCCAGGCCCAGGGCCAGGACGGCGAGGGCCGCGGCCGCCGTGACCGCCGGGAGCGCGGCGACCGCCAGCGCGACCGCCGTGAGCGCGGCGCCAAGGGTGACGACCAGGGCCAGGGCGGCCAGGGTCAGGGCCAGCCCGCGCAGGGCGGTCAGGGCGGGGGCCGGCAGGACCGTGCCGACCGTGCCGACCGCCAGGACCGCCAGCAGCAGGGCGGCCGCGGCCAGGGCCAGCAGGGTCGCCAGGACGGCGGCCCGCAGGACGACTTCGACGACGAGGGCGGCCGCCGCGGCCGCCGCGGCCGCTACCGCGACCGCCGGGGCCGTCGTGGCCGTGACGAGTTCGCGCCGAACGAGCCGCAGGTCGCCGACGACGACGTGCTGATCCCCGTCGCGGGCATCCTCGACATCCTGGACAACTACGCGTTCATCCGGACCTCGGGCTACCTGCCCGGCCCCAACGACGTGTACGTCTCCCTCGCCCAGGTCCGCAAGGCGGGGCTGCGCAAGGGCGACCACACCACGGGTGCCGTGCGCCAGCCCAAGGACGGCGAGCGCCGCGAGAAGTTCAACGCCCTGGTGCGCCTCGACTCGGTGAACGGCATGGCGCCCGAATCCGGCCGCGGCCGACCGGAGTTCCAGAAGCTGACGCCGCTGTACCCGCAGGACCGGCTGCGCCTGGAGACCGACCCGGGCGTGCTGACCACCCGCATCATCGACCTCGTGTCGCCGATCGGCAAGGGCCAGCGAGGCCTGATCGTGGCCCCGCCGAAGACCGGCAAGACCATGATCATGCAGGCGATCGCCAACGCGATCACCACCAACAACCCCGAGTGCCACCTGATGGTCGTCCTGGTCGACGAGCGTCCGGAAGAGGTCACCGACATGCAGCGGTCGGTCAAGGGCGAGGTCATCTCCTCGACCTTCGACCGGCCGGCCGAGGACCACACCACCGTCGCCGAGCTGGCCATCGAGCGTGCCAAGCGCCTCGTCGAGCTCGGCCACGACGTGGTCGTCCTGCTGGACTCCATCACCCGTCTGGGCCGCGCGTACAACCTCGCGGCGCCCGCCTCCGGCCGCATCCTGTCCGGTGGTGTCGACTCGACCGCGCTGTACCCGCCGAAGCGCTTCTTCGGTGCCGCGCGCAACATCGAGGACGGCGGCTCGCTGACCATCCTGGCCACCGCGCTCGTCGACACCGGCTCGCGCATGGACGAGGTGATCTTCGAGGAGTTCAAGGGCACCGGCAACATGGAGCTCAAGCTCGACCGTAAGCTCGCCGACAAGCGCATCTTCCCGGCCGTCGACGTCGACCCGTCGGGCACCCGCAAGGAGGAGATCCTCCTCAACGCGGAAGAGCTCGCCATCGTCTGGAAGCTGCGCCGGGTGCTGCACGCGCTCGACTCGCAGCAGGCGATCGAACTGCTCCTCGACAAGATGAAGCAGACGAAGTCGAACGCCGAGTTCCTGATGCAGATCGCGAAGACGACCCCGTCGGGCAAGAACGACGACTGAGACCGGCCGTCCGGCGTTCCGCGCCGGACCCGGACGTGACGCGTCACCCGCAGCAGCCCCCGCCGCACACCCGCGGCGGGGGCTGCCGCGCGTTCTCCCGGCCCCGGCGGCGGCCCCTGGAACACCGGCGGGACCGCGTACGGGGCCTGGCCTCCTGCGAGCTTCGCCACACCCACACCCCAGGCGCGGCCCCCGGCGTACACGCCGAAACCGCAGGTGAGGAACGGGCTACGCAGCGTTTTACCCCGGTTCGTACGCAGTGGCAGCCGTACGGGCGGTTGCGGCGGCCGTGGAACCCTTCACGTCATTCGCCCGTCTGTGTCACAAGAGAACTGAGGACTGGGGACTGAGGATGACCGAGGACAGCAGGAGCCGCGGCCGGCGCGCCGCGGGCCGCCGCCGGCGCAAACCGACGGCACGCCGCCGGGCCCTCGCCGCCGCCGCGTGGAGCGCCGCCGCGGTGGTCCTGCTGGGCGGGGCGGGCCTGGGCTACTTCTACTTCAAGCTCAACGGCAACCTCAAGACCGTCGACATCGACCAGGCGCTGGGCACCGACCGCCCGGCGGACGTCGACAACGGCTCCATGGACATCCTCGTCCTCGGCTCAGACTCCCGCGGCGGCGCCAACAGCGCGTACGGCGCGGACGACGGCGGCTCCGCCCGCTCCGACACGGCGATGATCGTCCACCTGTACGAGGGCCACGAGAAGGCCAGTGTCGTCTCCATACCCCGCGACACCATGACCTCCCGCCCCGAATGCCCCACCGGCAAGGGCAGGAGCGACCCCGGCGGCAAGCGCCGGCAGTTCAACGAGGCCTACACCGTCGGCGGCGCCGCCTGCGCGGTCAAGACCGTCGAGAAGATGTCGGGGATCCGCATGGACCACTACGTCGAGGTCGACTTCACCGGCTTCAAGAAGATCATCGACACCCTCGGCGGGGTCCGGGTGACCACCACCAAGCCGATCAAGGACGAGTACAGCCACCTCGACCTCCCCGCCGGCCCCAACCAGCTCGACGGAGAGCAGGCCCTCGGCCTGGTCCGCACCCGCCACGGCGTCGGCGACGGCGGCGACCTCGGCCGAATACAGCTGCAGCAGGCCTTCATCAAGGCGCTCATCAAGCAGGTCAAGGGCGTCGGCGTGTTCGACAACCCCAAGAAGCTCTTCGACCTCGCCGACGCCGGCACCAAGGCGCTCACCACCGACAAGGCGCTCGGCGACGTGAAGTCCCTCGCCGGCTTCGCCCAGAGCCTCCAGGGCATCGACGCCCAGGACATGCAGATGATCACCCTGCCCGTCACCACGGACCCGCTCGACGCGAACCGCGTCACCCCGCTGCAGAAGGAGTCCAGGATGGTCTGGGACGCCCTGCTGGCCGACCGGCCCATCCCCGCCGAGGCCACCGTGGACTCCACCGGCGACAAGAGCGCGGCCGGAACCGTCGTCCAGTAGGCGCACCCGGCGGAACGGACCCGGAAGGCACCGGTCAGGGACCTGGAAGGGACCTGGAAGGGACCTGGAACGGATCCGGAACGGACCGCGGAATAGTCGGGGACCCCTTCCCGTTGAAGCAGGCGTCCTCAGAATTTTGACAGGCGGCCCGGTCCTGGCAGACTGGTCTGTCGGCCCCGGTTCACGCACGTAGCAATTCGGCTCCTGCGACCCGGCGCCCTCCCGAATCTAGGAGACACCTTGAAGCGCGATGTTCACCCCGAGTACGTCGAGACCGCGGTCAGCTGCACCTGCGGCGCGTCGTTCACGACCCGTAGCACCCTGACCGAGGGCACCATCCGTGCCGAGGTCTGCTCCGAGTGCCACCCGTTCTACACGGGCAAGCAGAAGATCCTCGACACCGGTGGCCGCGTGGCCCGCTTCGAGGCGCGCTTCGGCAAGGGCGCGGCCAAGAAGTAGCGCGACCCAGGCGCCGGTCTCCGGCCGCCCCCTGTCCACTCGGGGGCGGCCGGACCGGCGCCTTTGTCGTCGTATCGCCCGTCACCCCGTGCAGTCCCCCCGCACTTTCACCACAGGAGCCCCCCGATGTTCGAGGCGGTCGAGGAACTGGTCGGCGAACACGCCGACCTCGAAAAGCAGCTCGCCGACCCTTCGGTCCACTCCGATCAGGCCAACGCGCGCAAGCTGAACAAGCGCTACGCGGAGCTGACCCCGATCATCGCGACCTTCCGTGCCTGGAAGCAGACGGGCGACGACATCGAGACGGCGAAGGAGCTCGCGGCCGACGACCCGGACTTCGCCGCCGAGGTCAAGGAGCTGACGCAGACGCGCGAGGAGCTCACCGAGAAGCTCCGCCTGCTGCTCGTCCCGCGCGACCCCAGCGACGACAAGGACGTGCTCCTGGAGGTCAAGGCGGGCGCGGGCGGCGACGAGTCCGCCCTGTTCGCCGGCGACCTGCTGCGCATGTACCTGCGCTACGCCGAGCGCGTGGGCTGGAAGACCGAGATCATCGACGCCACCGAGTCCGAGCTCGGCGGCTACAAGGACGTCCAGGTCTCCGTCCGCACCAAGGGCGGCAACGGCGCCACCGAGCCCGGCCAGGGCGTGTGGGCCCGCCTGAAGTACGAGGGCGGCGTGCACCGCGTCCAGCGCGTCCCGGCCACCGAGTCCCAGGGCCGCATCCACACCTCCGCCGCCGGCGTGCTCGTCACCCCGGAAGCCGAGGAGGTCGAGGTCGAGATCAACGCGAACGACCTCCGCATCGACGTGTACCGCTCCTCCGGCCCCGG
This DNA window, taken from Streptomyces sp. TN58, encodes the following:
- a CDS encoding response regulator, producing the protein MGDGGVGRPHGVEVAKTRTRGPGRTYSQVVPGVSGRVLVVDDNKVIRQLIRVNLELEGFEVVTASDGAEALDMVHRVCPDVITLDVVMPRLDGFGAAAQLRADPRTRDLPVAIVSACSQQEVEAGIAAGVDAFLAKPFEPTELVRVVRRLAERKDRRDGRKGAPAGRGRG
- the nrtL gene encoding ArgS-related anticodon-binding protein NrtL; the protein is MIPADLSRCVVRAVRCAVDDGELAPEAAAPARVVVERTRPGGVGDYATPVAFQVAKAARCAPRDVAGVLARRLGAEPGIERVEVTGAGFLNFVLPAPSAPAVIIEAIVRDIAIRDVRGGAAHVLPADESGLGLRERVVRRSVLRLVAAEGGTERDLPDTLAVAPVARRDGDVVARYGADAASWAMLAVPARETPAFSDLLLHQGEANEFFRVRYAHARSRALERNAGRLGFHQEPGDVDDVDEAAALLRLLADHPLVLEAAAYHRAPERLVRNLVELADALLDFHHRVVPQGDEKPSAAHRARLALADAAGTVLAGGLALLGMDAPERL
- the lysA gene encoding diaminopimelate decarboxylase — protein: MSRSAHPAGPRHADVLPEGHYSPPPADLNALDEKVWSRTVRRGDDGVVSVGGIEVTRLAEEFGTPAYFLDEEDFRSRCRAWAHAFGPDADVFYAGKAFLSKAVVKWLKEEGLNVDVCSGGELSTALAAGMPAGRIAFHGNNKSESEIRRAVGAGVGRIVLDSFQEIARVAHIARELGVRQPVQIRVTVGVEAHTHEFIATAHEDQKFGIAVADGSAAEAVRRALGHDSLELLGVHSHIGSQIFDMAGFEVSAKRVVRLLAAVRDEHGVELPEIDLGGGLGIAYTSNDDPREPHEIAKALTEIVARECESAGLRAPRISVEPGRAIVGPTAFTLYEVGTIKPLEGLRTYVSVDGGMSDNIRTALYDAEYSISLVSRTSDAEPMLVRVVGKHCESGDIVVKDAFLPADLAPGDLLAVPATGAYCRSMASNYNHALRPPVVAVRDGQARVIVRRETEEDLLRLDLG
- a CDS encoding homoserine dehydrogenase — its product is MRTRPLKVALLGCGVVGSEVARIMTTHADDLTQRIGAPVELAGVAVRRPSKVREGVDPALITTDATALLKRGDIDIAIEVIGGIEPARTLITTAFEHGISVVSANKALLAQDGAALHAAAEQQGRDLYYEAAVAGAIPLVRPMRESLAGDKINRVMGIVNGTTNFILDKMDSTGAGYQEALDEATALGYAEADPTADVEGYDAAAKAAILAGIAFHTRVRLDDVYREGMTEVSAADFASAKRMGCTIKLLAILERAADGESVTARVHPAMIPLSHPLASVREAYNAVFVEAEAAGRLMFYGPGAGGAPTASAVLGDLVAVARNKLAEATGPGESAYTQLPVSPMGEVVTRYHISLDVADKPGVLAQVATTFAEHGVSIDTVRQQGKDGEASLVVVTHRAADAALSGTVEALRKLDTVRGVASIMRVEGE
- the thrC gene encoding threonine synthase, which produces MSSNRTHQWRGIIEEYRDRLPVTETTPVVTLREGGTPLVPAQVLSERTGCEVHLKVEGANPTGSFKDRGMTMAITKAKEEGAKAVICASTGNTSASAAAYAVRAGMVSAVLVPRGKIALGKMGQALVHGAKILQVDGNFDDCLDLARALSDNYPVALVNSVNPVRIEGQKTAAFEIVDALGDAPDVHVLPVGNAGNITAYWKGFKEYKADGLASRTPRVWGFQASGSAPIVRGEVVKEPHTVATAIRIGNPASWDHALAARDESGGFIDEVTDRQILAAYRLLAAQEGVFVEPASAASVAGLLKAAELGLVDPGQRIVCTVTGNGLKDPDWAVAGAPQPVTVPVDAEAAAVRLGLV
- the thrB gene encoding homoserine kinase, whose product is MAGPAFRAAAVRVRVPASSANLGPGFDALGLALGLYDDVVVRVADSGLNIDIAGEGADTLPRDESHLLVRSMRTAFDLLGGQPRGLEVVCANRIPHGRGLGSSSAAICAGIVAARAVTIGGEAKLDDAALLELATEIEGHPDNVAACLLGGFTLAWMEGGSARAIRMEPAESIVPVVFVPSRPVLTETARGLLPRNVPHVDAAVNAGRAGLLVEALTRRPELLLPATEDRLHQEYRSPAMPESVALVNRLRADGIPAVISGAGPTVLALVDNDAADKVAQLAGEGWAANRLALDAAGASVLPLGTQGG
- the rho gene encoding transcription termination factor Rho — encoded protein: MSDTTDLMGAADTSVDASAPAAGAAAAPAGRRRRTGTGLDGMVLAELQQVASGLGIRGTARMRKSQLIEVIKEAQAGSGAPKAAATAADTAEAKPKRRAAGKARTAAADAAPAEAPALAEKPAEKPTAAPAQIEIPGQPASDDAPAGERRRRRATAPSGSPEGSAPVSVQVEQKTDTATATAPAETKAEAATAVSAGQAQGQDGEGRGRRDRRERGDRQRDRRERGAKGDDQGQGGQGQGQPAQGGQGGGRQDRADRADRQDRQQQGGRGQGQQGRQDGGPQDDFDDEGGRRGRRGRYRDRRGRRGRDEFAPNEPQVADDDVLIPVAGILDILDNYAFIRTSGYLPGPNDVYVSLAQVRKAGLRKGDHTTGAVRQPKDGERREKFNALVRLDSVNGMAPESGRGRPEFQKLTPLYPQDRLRLETDPGVLTTRIIDLVSPIGKGQRGLIVAPPKTGKTMIMQAIANAITTNNPECHLMVVLVDERPEEVTDMQRSVKGEVISSTFDRPAEDHTTVAELAIERAKRLVELGHDVVVLLDSITRLGRAYNLAAPASGRILSGGVDSTALYPPKRFFGAARNIEDGGSLTILATALVDTGSRMDEVIFEEFKGTGNMELKLDRKLADKRIFPAVDVDPSGTRKEEILLNAEELAIVWKLRRVLHALDSQQAIELLLDKMKQTKSNAEFLMQIAKTTPSGKNDD